Proteins co-encoded in one Deltaproteobacteria bacterium genomic window:
- a CDS encoding serine acetyltransferase: MSDKGDEIILGPVVDALCSLENRPASRRGAAQRQLLPSRDALIDILGSLRSVLFPGYFSDWDLSQESLHFYVGATLDRVLHVLQEQIRRGLCFAMEEPCAESGDAQERAHEITREFLRRLPALRERLDTDVQAHYDGDPAATTRGEIVYSYPGLRAIMHYRLAHELHALGVPLIPRIITEHAHALTGVDIHPGATIGERFFIDHGTGVVIGETSVIGRNVCIYQGVTLGAKSFPKDEKGNPVKGIPRHPIVEDGVIIYSGATILGRVTIGKGAVVGGNVWLTRDVAPGTMVTQGQSRQVVFEGGGGI, from the coding sequence ATGAGCGACAAGGGTGACGAGATCATCCTCGGACCGGTAGTGGACGCCCTCTGCTCCCTGGAGAACCGCCCGGCGAGCCGCCGGGGCGCGGCCCAGCGGCAGCTGCTCCCCTCGCGCGACGCCCTCATCGACATCCTCGGGTCGCTGCGCTCGGTCCTCTTCCCGGGCTACTTCTCGGACTGGGACCTCTCCCAGGAGAGCCTCCACTTCTACGTGGGCGCCACCCTCGACCGGGTCCTCCACGTCCTGCAGGAGCAGATCCGCCGGGGCCTCTGCTTCGCGATGGAGGAGCCCTGCGCGGAGAGCGGCGACGCCCAGGAGCGGGCCCACGAGATCACCCGCGAGTTCCTCCGGCGCCTGCCCGCGCTCCGGGAGCGCCTCGACACCGACGTGCAGGCGCACTACGACGGCGATCCGGCGGCGACGACCCGCGGAGAGATCGTCTACTCGTACCCCGGGCTGCGGGCGATCATGCACTACCGCCTGGCGCACGAGCTCCACGCGCTGGGCGTGCCGCTGATCCCCCGGATCATCACCGAGCACGCCCACGCCCTCACTGGCGTGGACATCCACCCGGGCGCGACGATCGGCGAGCGCTTCTTCATCGATCACGGCACGGGCGTCGTGATCGGGGAGACCAGCGTGATCGGGCGGAACGTGTGCATCTACCAGGGCGTCACCCTCGGGGCGAAGAGCTTCCCGAAGGACGAGAAGGGCAACCCGGTCAAGGGCATCCCCCGTCACCCGATCGTCGAGGACGGCGTGATCATCTACTCCGGGGCGACCATCCTCGGGCGGGTCACGATCGGGAAGGGCGCGGTGGTGGGCGGCAACGTCTGGCTCACCCGGGACGTGGCGCCGGGCACCATGGTGACCCAGGGGCAGAGCCGCCAGGTGGTCTTCGAGGGCGGCGGCGGGATCTGA